From the genome of Gemmatimonas phototrophica, one region includes:
- a CDS encoding sodium:solute symporter, with the protein MHWINWVIVAVYLFVVVFDGLRRTRGTKNIEGYFLASRSLPWWAVGLSVMATQLSAVTLIGTTGQGATDGLRFVQFYFGLPIAMVLLGVTLVPFLHGAKVYTAYEYLERRFDAKTRSLTSLLFLLSRGMSAGTIIAAPSVVLSAIFGWDLTWCVLLIGVPTIGYTVLGGVEAVAWADVKQMVIIVAALLAIVVVLVWRLPVPLDEAFHIAGATGRLRVFDFSFSLTETYTFWSGILGGTFLMLSYFGTDQSQVQRYLAARSVDEARSSLLMSAYWKIPLQALILIIGVLVFLFYTFSPAPMLYNPRHDAMLREQRPAAYAALASRYTAALSARDQAAREAATVHGSAPLNTFKAHNDQVDVVRKEALAAVTEATGESSRDVNYIIPRLVLDHLPLGFAGVFLAAVLAAAMSSIAAELNSLATASVVDFYQRWYKPEASDAHFLKVGRISTAIWGVFAMVVATYAATLGSLIEVVNRFGSFFYGSILGVFLLAMIKRTRAIGAFVGLLAGMAVVAAVSFGAPQVSFLWHNVIGAVVVVVVGWALSLGRAETATAVQV; encoded by the coding sequence ATGCACTGGATCAACTGGGTCATAGTCGCGGTGTATCTGTTCGTGGTGGTCTTTGACGGCCTCCGCCGGACACGCGGCACCAAGAACATCGAGGGGTATTTTCTCGCCAGCCGGAGCCTCCCCTGGTGGGCCGTCGGCCTGAGCGTGATGGCGACGCAGCTGTCCGCGGTGACGCTCATTGGCACGACGGGGCAGGGCGCCACGGACGGCCTGCGCTTCGTGCAATTCTACTTTGGGTTGCCCATTGCCATGGTGCTGCTGGGGGTGACGCTGGTCCCCTTTCTGCACGGCGCAAAGGTGTATACCGCATACGAGTATCTCGAGCGTCGGTTCGACGCCAAGACTCGTTCGCTCACGTCTCTGCTCTTCCTGCTGTCGCGGGGGATGTCCGCCGGGACCATCATCGCGGCCCCCAGTGTGGTGTTGAGTGCCATCTTTGGCTGGGACCTGACCTGGTGCGTGTTGCTCATCGGGGTGCCCACCATTGGGTACACAGTGCTTGGGGGCGTCGAGGCCGTTGCGTGGGCCGACGTGAAGCAAATGGTGATCATCGTCGCCGCCTTGCTGGCCATTGTCGTGGTCCTGGTGTGGCGGCTCCCCGTACCACTCGATGAGGCCTTCCATATTGCTGGCGCCACGGGCCGCCTGCGCGTCTTCGATTTTTCATTCTCACTTACGGAGACCTACACGTTCTGGTCAGGCATTCTGGGCGGCACGTTCCTCATGCTCAGCTACTTCGGCACCGACCAGAGTCAGGTGCAGCGCTATCTCGCGGCCCGCTCGGTGGACGAAGCCCGCAGCTCGCTCCTGATGAGCGCCTATTGGAAGATTCCGCTGCAGGCGCTCATCCTGATCATCGGCGTGCTGGTGTTTCTGTTCTACACCTTCTCACCGGCCCCGATGCTGTACAATCCACGCCACGATGCCATGCTGCGGGAACAGCGGCCGGCGGCGTATGCCGCGCTGGCGTCGCGGTATACCGCCGCGTTGTCGGCGCGCGATCAGGCGGCCCGTGAGGCCGCCACCGTACACGGCTCGGCACCCCTGAATACGTTCAAGGCGCACAACGATCAGGTGGATGTGGTGCGGAAGGAGGCACTGGCGGCGGTCACCGAGGCCACCGGGGAGAGCTCACGCGACGTGAACTACATCATTCCGCGGCTGGTGCTCGATCATCTGCCGCTTGGCTTTGCCGGAGTCTTTCTCGCCGCCGTGCTGGCGGCCGCCATGTCGAGTATTGCCGCGGAGCTGAATTCCCTCGCCACGGCCAGTGTGGTGGACTTTTATCAGCGGTGGTACAAGCCGGAGGCGAGCGACGCCCACTTTCTCAAGGTGGGGCGCATCAGCACCGCCATCTGGGGCGTCTTTGCCATGGTAGTGGCGACCTACGCCGCCACGCTTGGGTCACTCATCGAGGTGGTCAACCGGTTCGGATCCTTCTTCTACGGCTCCATCCTCGGTGTCTTCCTGCTGGCGATGATCAAGCGGACCCGCGCCATCGGCGCGTTCGTTGGCCTGCTGGCCGGCATGGCCGTTGTAGCCGCCGTCAGTTTCGGGGCCCCCCAGGTCAGCTTCCTCTGGCACAACGTGATTGGTGCCGTGGTGGTGGTGGTAGTGGGGTGGGCACTCAGCCTCGGTCGAGCAGAAACTGCCACTGCGGTTCAGGTATAG
- a CDS encoding M20/M25/M40 family metallo-hydrolase — protein sequence MRPAARPVITVLLLAATSSAAAAQPILRPAPGAPTTLTPQQAAARAIYREMVEINTADSVGSVTKSAEAVAARFKAAGFPAADIHLVGPADKPAKQNLVVRYRGRGRGKPILLLAHLDVVQAKRSDWANDPFVMREESGYFLGRGVADDKSMAAILTANLLRYKQEGWVPERDLILALTADEEGGDANGVTWLIENRKELIDAEYAINEGGGGSLGPDDKPLFHSIQAAEKVYADFTLTVRNTGGHSSVPRKDNAIYSLAAALLKIQQYTFPVELNEVTRPFFEETAKVEMPSLAAAMRALSANPADTAAARIISTDPRYASMLRTTCVATMLNGGHAPNALPQFVSANVNCRIAPTSKASAVKAVLQRVVGDSTVQIAGDRADRMDGAPAPINATLLQATTALTKQMFNGVPVIPTMSTGATDGYRLRAAGIPTYGVSGIFSAAGETNAHGRDEKLRVKAFYDGLDFLYQLVKQVAGPLKPMS from the coding sequence ATGCGTCCCGCCGCTCGCCCCGTGATAACCGTTCTGCTGCTTGCCGCGACGTCCAGCGCGGCCGCCGCCCAGCCCATTCTGCGCCCGGCACCGGGTGCGCCCACCACACTCACTCCGCAGCAGGCGGCGGCCCGCGCCATCTACCGCGAAATGGTGGAGATCAACACCGCTGACTCCGTGGGCAGCGTGACCAAATCGGCGGAAGCCGTGGCGGCTCGTTTCAAGGCCGCCGGCTTCCCGGCCGCTGACATCCATCTGGTGGGCCCGGCCGACAAACCAGCCAAACAGAACCTGGTCGTGCGCTACCGCGGACGCGGACGGGGCAAACCCATTCTGCTGCTCGCCCACCTCGATGTGGTGCAGGCCAAGCGCAGCGACTGGGCGAATGACCCCTTCGTGATGCGCGAGGAGAGCGGCTACTTCCTGGGCCGCGGGGTGGCCGACGACAAGAGCATGGCCGCGATTCTCACCGCCAACCTGTTGCGCTACAAGCAGGAGGGGTGGGTACCGGAGCGCGATCTCATCCTCGCCCTCACGGCCGACGAGGAAGGGGGAGATGCCAATGGGGTCACCTGGCTGATTGAGAACCGCAAGGAACTCATTGACGCCGAATACGCCATCAACGAAGGAGGCGGCGGGTCACTGGGCCCCGACGACAAGCCCCTGTTTCACTCCATTCAGGCGGCGGAAAAGGTCTACGCCGACTTCACACTCACGGTGCGAAACACCGGCGGCCACTCCAGTGTCCCGCGGAAGGACAACGCGATCTATTCGCTGGCCGCCGCGCTCCTCAAAATTCAGCAGTACACGTTCCCTGTCGAACTCAACGAGGTGACGCGTCCGTTTTTTGAGGAAACGGCGAAGGTGGAAATGCCGTCGTTGGCGGCGGCCATGCGGGCGCTGTCGGCCAACCCGGCCGACACGGCGGCGGCACGGATTATCAGCACCGATCCGCGCTACGCCAGCATGCTGCGCACAACCTGTGTGGCCACCATGCTGAATGGCGGGCATGCTCCCAACGCGTTGCCGCAGTTTGTCTCGGCGAACGTGAACTGCCGCATTGCGCCCACCAGCAAGGCGTCAGCGGTCAAGGCCGTCCTGCAACGCGTCGTTGGCGACAGCACAGTGCAGATTGCCGGTGATCGTGCCGATCGCATGGATGGCGCACCGGCGCCCATCAACGCCACCTTGCTGCAGGCAACGACAGCGCTCACCAAGCAGATGTTCAACGGAGTGCCGGTCATTCCCACCATGAGCACCGGCGCCACCGACGGCTACCGTCTACGGGCCGCTGGCATTCCCACCTACGGCGTGAGCGGCATCTTCTCCGCCGCCGGCGAAACCAACGCGCATGGCCGCGATGAGAAGCTGCGCGTCAAGGCGTTCTACGATGGGCTCGATTTTCTGTATCAGCTGGTGAAGCAGGTGGCGGGGCCGCTCAAGCCCATGTCGTAA
- a CDS encoding hybrid sensor histidine kinase/response regulator yields MTQPLSSADLMQDGSERERARLGALLESLPSAAALFRHDGYAITVNTRGRAMFVVDPLAPIVAQHANVMLQPFGPAAQEAIRFASNGRPTETMLVPFGRDGRMADMRVLVFDHDLLLVSAVDVTAREQERVHATRAERELRALFDLTPSSVRVVDVTGRLQQVNDNASREHEDRQPVTVRELWEMDAPHDVVHHRPLSFLDTPAMRALAGQTVRRQLLEVRRQGGRRVVESYAAPMHGEDGRIVGVLLLDRDVTDRERLEKILHDQEGEQRALRAQVSQDERELERLVEERSRALLASQEEQVRERRLSAVGQLAAGVMHDVNNALNPIMAAAYLLRHHAESPEAVRDYADRIRKAAEIGAATASRVGRFIRQEPVHPGGDVEVDLSLLAEEVLDLTEPMRLQRSSESREVRIVRMFTEGAITRGLPGEIREALLNLVQNAIDAMPDGGTLTVRTSVEGSDACMAVRDTGVGMTADVRERAFEPFFTTKGAKGSGLGLAEVYGIARRHRGTATISSVPGRGTEVMVRFPLQKAAAPEVAAPEEILPTRPNRILVVEDHDDGREFLRRILQGDGHTVVAVASCADARQALASYSSQPIDLMLTDVGLPDGNGWELVKFVKSHYPTIRVGVITGWEPSVGPEEADGAEFVLRKPLRAPELKAHIAGTHAPASPTE; encoded by the coding sequence ATGACCCAACCTCTCAGCTCGGCAGACTTGATGCAGGACGGCTCCGAACGCGAGCGTGCGCGCCTTGGCGCACTGCTCGAATCGTTGCCATCAGCTGCCGCGCTCTTCCGACACGATGGATACGCCATCACGGTCAATACGCGCGGGCGAGCCATGTTTGTCGTGGATCCGCTGGCGCCCATTGTTGCGCAACACGCGAACGTGATGCTGCAGCCGTTTGGTCCCGCGGCGCAGGAAGCCATTCGCTTTGCTTCGAACGGTCGTCCCACGGAAACCATGCTGGTGCCGTTCGGTCGCGATGGACGCATGGCCGATATGCGTGTCCTTGTGTTCGATCATGACTTGCTGCTGGTCTCGGCGGTGGACGTCACGGCGCGCGAACAGGAACGCGTGCACGCCACGCGCGCGGAGCGGGAGTTGCGGGCGTTGTTCGATCTCACGCCGTCATCGGTGCGTGTCGTGGATGTCACCGGTCGTCTGCAGCAGGTGAACGACAACGCCTCCCGCGAGCATGAGGACCGTCAGCCGGTCACCGTGCGCGAGCTGTGGGAAATGGACGCCCCGCATGATGTGGTCCACCATCGCCCGCTGTCGTTTCTGGATACCCCGGCCATGCGGGCGCTGGCTGGGCAGACGGTTCGTCGACAGCTGTTGGAAGTGCGTCGTCAGGGGGGGCGCCGCGTGGTGGAGTCGTACGCGGCACCCATGCATGGTGAAGATGGACGCATTGTTGGCGTGCTGCTGCTCGATCGCGATGTCACCGACCGCGAACGGCTCGAAAAGATTCTGCACGATCAGGAAGGCGAACAGCGCGCCCTCAGAGCACAGGTGTCGCAGGATGAGCGGGAGTTGGAGCGCCTGGTGGAAGAGCGCTCACGGGCGTTGCTGGCCTCGCAGGAAGAGCAGGTGCGCGAGCGCCGTCTCTCCGCCGTGGGACAGCTGGCGGCCGGCGTTATGCACGATGTGAACAACGCGCTGAATCCCATCATGGCGGCCGCGTATCTGCTGCGACATCACGCCGAGTCGCCGGAAGCGGTACGCGACTACGCCGACCGTATTCGCAAGGCCGCCGAGATTGGCGCAGCCACGGCATCGCGAGTGGGACGGTTCATTCGTCAGGAGCCCGTGCACCCTGGCGGCGATGTCGAAGTCGATCTGTCGCTCCTCGCCGAGGAAGTCCTGGACCTTACCGAGCCCATGCGGCTGCAGCGGTCGAGTGAAAGCCGCGAGGTCCGCATCGTGCGTATGTTCACGGAGGGCGCCATTACCCGGGGGCTCCCCGGGGAAATTCGTGAAGCGCTGCTCAACCTCGTGCAAAACGCCATCGATGCCATGCCGGACGGCGGCACGCTGACGGTGCGCACGTCGGTGGAGGGGAGTGATGCCTGCATGGCTGTGCGCGACACTGGGGTAGGAATGACGGCGGACGTTCGTGAACGGGCCTTCGAGCCATTCTTTACGACGAAGGGGGCCAAGGGCTCCGGCCTTGGTCTGGCCGAAGTGTACGGCATTGCGCGTCGCCATCGCGGCACGGCGACCATTTCATCCGTGCCGGGCCGCGGCACTGAAGTCATGGTGCGCTTTCCGCTGCAGAAAGCGGCCGCGCCTGAGGTCGCCGCACCGGAAGAGATTCTCCCCACCCGCCCCAACCGCATTCTGGTGGTGGAAGATCACGACGACGGTCGGGAGTTCCTGCGCCGCATCCTGCAGGGAGACGGGCACACCGTGGTGGCGGTCGCCAGCTGTGCCGACGCCCGGCAGGCCCTTGCGTCGTATTCGTCCCAGCCAATTGATCTCATGCTCACCGATGTCGGTCTCCCCGACGGCAACGGATGGGAGCTTGTGAAATTCGTCAAATCGCACTACCCCACCATTCGGGTGGGGGTCATAACCGGCTGGGAGCCAAGTGTTGGCCCCGAAGAGGCCGATGGTGCGGAATTCGTGCTGCGCAAACCGTTGCGGGCACCTGAACTGAAGGCCCACATTGCCGGGACGCATGCTCCCGCATCACCAACCGAGTAA
- a CDS encoding ANTAR domain-containing response regulator, whose product MSELPSTIRVLVAEDNALERSTLVDLLSALGHMVVAEVDSGTEAIEKAQQFTPDAVLLDMHMPGATGVQAAEGIASALPGTAVVLITGDLSLTLSTADVLRSTAVALLPKPTPPTTLDATLRMAVTRARELLAARREAAEAKEQLENRKLIERAKGILMRRTGSSEQEAYRIMQRSSQDRSVRMVDIARAVIDSEPGMKS is encoded by the coding sequence ATGTCGGAATTGCCCTCCACGATCCGCGTCCTGGTTGCCGAAGACAATGCGCTCGAGCGCTCCACCCTGGTGGACCTCCTGAGTGCGCTCGGGCACATGGTCGTTGCCGAAGTGGACAGCGGTACGGAAGCCATTGAAAAGGCGCAGCAATTCACCCCCGACGCCGTGCTGCTCGACATGCACATGCCCGGCGCCACGGGAGTGCAGGCGGCGGAAGGCATCGCCAGTGCGCTGCCAGGAACGGCGGTGGTGCTGATCACGGGCGACTTGTCGCTCACGCTGTCCACGGCGGATGTGCTGCGCTCGACCGCGGTCGCGCTGCTGCCCAAGCCAACCCCGCCCACCACGCTCGACGCCACGCTGCGCATGGCCGTGACCCGGGCTCGCGAGCTCCTGGCCGCCCGCCGCGAAGCGGCTGAGGCCAAGGAGCAGCTGGAAAACCGCAAGCTCATCGAGCGGGCCAAGGGCATCCTGATGCGCCGCACCGGCAGCAGCGAGCAGGAAGCTTATCGCATCATGCAGCGTTCCAGTCAGGATCGCAGCGTGCGCATGGTGGATATTGCCCGTGCGGTCATTGACAGCGAACCGGGCATGAAGAGCTGA